The DNA segment TACACTAATGTTCCTAATGGTAAATGGGAACATTCAGTGATGATACTATTTAGGTGAAAGCTTGATTGGTGCTTTATCAAATATTGATACCAATCAAAAAACTGTTCCTACGGAATATTACAGAAAGCTGACAAAGTCTCtgcctgaaaacaaaataacttttgtttccatgaaagatattttaaaaattttaataacatacTTTTAACatccttttaaaactatttaatattGAGAACCAAATTTAGTAATATGCTTATGTATAAACAGGCAACTCTCAATCTAAAAATCTCCTCAGCAGTCTAGTACTATCTTGGTTACCTCTAATGATTATAAAGTAGCATTACAGTCATTTTTGGTCAGTGTAACATTCCAGAACTGAGGATGTCAGAAAGTACTTCTACaatacatttgaaaagaaaaagtccacAATTTCAATCCAGTATTTCCTATTCAACAAACACTGGGATGCAAATACAGATGATAATGTAGAACTGATTCACAGACTTGATCTCCGATAAACAGAAAATGGCGACTCAAGAGTTAATCAGCTATGACTATGATGCATGGCAAGTACATTGTTAGGTAAAAttactaatttgcatttcctatCTTGAATAATCATCACAAAACAATTAGAGCTCTACAACTATACTTAACACTTTTGTCCATAACAATTCAAAGTGAAAAGCAGTTAAAATTTCATATTCAAATGTTTCCCTAATCAGCTGGAAAATCAACATTATACACAAATTGTCTGAGGTGTTCCATTTCTGGGTACAACATACCTGTATGTATCGTGTAACCATCTGCATAATTAGTTtcattctctgcatctgtttaatTTTGCACTGTCTTAGCACCATTTTCTGTTGTTGGAAAATATTCTACAAATATAAAAAACACTTATgtattttagtaaaatatttttgttgttcttctaagctttatattttatagttaaaCGCTGTATCTCTAAGCTACATTCTCACCCTTAAAGCAAAAGAATAATTCCATACTGAagtcaaaagaaataatttgaaaatgaatacatttaacaTTTGACTTTGACAAAGATTATGTCTAAGTTTaagtaattttataaataattaatatgcAATGTAATGATCCTACCATTCATTGAAAAGGAattgtttaactttttgagacagggtcaccctATATTGAACACGCTAGCTGGGACTTGTGCTTCTTCCTTAGTCTCCCAAATATCTGTCAttaccagcatgcaccaccacatgagAACAAGTAGAAAATCTTCATATCCAAGTAAGAGCTCATTCTCTGAAATCTCAATGTCtacaatataattaattttaactcTCTCACTTTTACTCTTCTAAACCCCGAGTTTGGAAAATTCAACTCTAGCTAGTCTTCTTGGTGGAAACATTTTCACTACCTGATGACCTTATTTCACTATGTATACAGAAACatcacaaagaaaacatcaagtCTCTCTTTACCAACCTGTATCTGTCTATGCTCTCATTTCTCAGGATACAGTATCTTTACCATGTTCTGTCTCACAAGCCCATTCAAACTCAAGAACTCAGCTTTTACCTCCTCTACTTTCCATTTGAAATTTAACCCTATAGCCAGGCCAGTTAATTTCTGTCTGCCATATCAGCAGCTTGGGGGCAATGAAGCATGAGGATCACAAGGACAAGGCATACCTGAACCACACGCCAGCCTGGGAAATtgaatgaaaccttgtctcataagGAAAAGTAAGAAATGTCTGTGGATATAGCTTAGTGCTAAGTGGCATTTGCTATCATGGATGAAACCCTAGGTTCTAATTTCAGGGCCCCAGGaccacaaaaaagtaaataattaatttGTCTACAGATCATTccttttgccaggcagtggtggcacacacctttaatcccagcacttgggaggcagagggaggtgagtccgaggccagcctggtctacagagggagttccaggatagccagggatgttacacagagaagccctctctcaaaaaaccaaaacaacaacaaaaagattattcctaTTAACACACAAACACGTTATCTCTCTTAGCTCAAAAAGCCAAATCACACAAGAATCTCTACAAACCTGTTTCATTTGTTCTCCTACTAAGCAgtcctttctttcctgttctgtccTGTACCCATTCTAATtctaattccttttattttttcagacagtctTACTGTCTTGTCTGGAtcacactctgtagacaaggctggcctcgaacggagagatctacctgccttggccttgcaagtgttgggactaaactCGTCACTACCACACCTGCTTCTAATTAGTTTTGTACTCATTTTTCCAACCAAATCATTCTATCCAATACACCAATGACTTCCTGTTGTTAAATCTAGCTTATCTGGTCTATAGGCAGTATATGGCACAATTAAgggtcttttctttataaatacttCCTTCATTTGGGGTAGTTGAATTTCTACCAACTAGGCCCCTAGTGGCCTATCCTCAGActttctatttacatttttaatcacTCCCTTGGTGATTTCATGTAGGATTATGGTTAAAAAACTGCATTTAAGCGGAGAATTTTAACTTTGTAGCTTTAGTTCAGCGTTCTCTCCTGAATCTCAGACTTATATACAAGTCATTGGCCTAGTCACCCACTTCCTAGACAAAATTTCTTGTGTACCTCAAATTGAACATTTGCAAAACTAAGCTGACCAATGAAGTCCAAAATTATATGATATGACCTGTTTCCCCAGATCTTAGGTTTAATTTTTTGATGATTATAagcaatgaaagaagaaaatataaagagtaactaatacagctaTATAATGTGTGAGGGGGACTTGAgttgtgttacagctctggacaTTGAAAGTAAACCGTTTCCTGTACTGGTGCTGTGGTTTGGCCGTGGTGTGATTCACTAGTTTGTAAAAGGCCCTGTCTTCAGTTTCACATCACAAGAAGCAGGGAGCAAGGGTATGGGGGAgcaatggagaaggaagagggacagaaaagagagaaaaagaaaggaaagaaaggaaggagggaagggaaaaagggagggagagaggaaaggaataaaggaaagaaaagctaaaCCAAATCATAATCTAAGTACAGTGTGTTTTTTCAGGAATGGGCAAATGACCACAAAGAACTCGGTGATGCTGTTCTACCAGCAGTAGTGAGAAAGTCTGTCTCAGTCCACTGCATGTTCCAATGTTGGAGGAAACATAGGATTGGAAGGATTAACTTAGTAACCCCAAGAATAACTTGCAACAACATCAAGAAAGATAGTTCCTAAAATACCCCCGTTTTCCATTCAACCGTACCTAAATCTAACTTACCCACGATTTGTTTCACAGCAAGAAGTAAACCACCTTCAGTCTTTcaaaagtttcttttgtttgaaaTGATAAGAATCCCAGCTACTATAAGGAGCCCAGTGGAATCTGTGGTATATTTGCCTATACTTCTGTGGTTACGGTTCTGCAGGACCAGAACTGGGTAACAGTGGGTAATGCACCTTGGGTTAGCTCCCCAGGCCTATTGAAGGCGAGCATCTAGAGTCCTACTTGAAATCTTGctatcaaagattaattataaaGCTAATTGCGATACCAACAATTAGGTTTTCTTGCTGTTTCTTGTATTTCTGCTTCTCCAAATCCCACTGCTTAAACAGATGCATCAACTGCGGGTAATACTTATTGTTAACTTCCAGCCTGTAAAACATAAGAATGAAGGCTCACATTTTATaccaatatgaaaataataaaaacaaaattgaatcaACATATTTTAtgctataaaaaagaaagaaatcataacaCTTTCACAGTTTAAATATTCTGGTGGGAACCCAAGAGTAAAAGTAGATTTATATAGATTCTATAATACTTATTTCCCTTACTAAAAATCTTGTCATATGGTTTGCCTCTTGAAATCGAAGGAAAttttagcatatatatgtatatataaaatataagcatacatatatatcatgtatatatctcccatatatatacataaacacatatacatataaacacacatatttcaaGGGAAGATCAATTTCATCTCCaaataatttttcactttttctacAGTTtccaataaaaagcaaattacttcagctgggtggtgttggcacatatctttaatcccagcactcaggaggcagaggcaggcagatctctgtgagttcgaggcaagcctggtctacaggaaagctccaggacagccatggctaaacagagaaatccagtttcaaattaaaaaaaactacaaaatgtaaattatttctaAGTAGAAATATTTTACTAATCCCTTTGGCAGATGTGATTCAGTACAAAGAATAGTTAggtaaattaaaataacacaaattatTTTTGATGTAAAATGAACTATAGTTTACATTGTCCACACAGTTAACTAAAAGACATTTAATAGTTTGTGTGTCATCTACCATTTACATAATAAATGTTtttccagagtgaacatgaattacttttaaaataataactctcTCAATTGTTCTTTGGAAGGAAGAGCATGTAACCTTCACTGACTTCCACGAAATATGTCTCACTTCTATGAAGACATGGGAttattgttaggattctgccactcctccggttgtatgaccacacatgcgcagttcaaGAGCTAAGCAAGGGGACTTACATCATCACTATGCTGCGCATTACGCAAATGCGTGCAGTGCAGTCAGGTAatctgcacatgcatggcatagcttcTTAAGCccacatgcgcatgtgcagggaaatccttaaaaagctgaTCACagactcttcccctctctcttctcctcccacctctgtcccttctcctcacgtatctcttccacaggcctgccaTGCTCTCTTTTGTCCGGCCCCAAGATAAAGCTCTGAGACTGGGTTTTCTCATGCCTCGTGACCTTTCCTCGCAAAGTAAAAGCACTGTATTTAAAATCAACAGCTGTACTACTACTTACTTAGAGAAAATTCAATTGAAACATTTCACTGGAGATTCCAATAGACAGGTGATACTATTTTCATAAGTAATTTGCACCAATATATACTCAGAGATGATATAAACTTGGCGCTTAAAAATGCCAGCAAACTTACATTCGCTGTTGTTTGGTTCCCCAAACTTGTTTCATCTTGTAGCTACTCTTTTTGGAAACAGTTTCAGAGAAGATTTgcactcttcttctcttttcaagAAGAGATTTACTAATCCCATCTATATCGAAAATAAAGGTTGATGTTAAAAATAGCTTCAATTGTTCCTAAATATTCaagtatatatatagatatagatatatagatatggcTAAAGATTATTAAACAATATCACAGacacttaaaattaaattgaaatatatcACCAACATGGTGCACAAAAAGTTTCCCACTTTAGAGTACTTAGAATTTTGCATTTTCAGACTAGGGATGGACAACCAGTGAAGTCAAtgcaaataacataaaatacacaaacctctgaaatccaaaatatttttgGCCCTATAtattttggatgagaaatgttcaACCTTACCTTAGTTCTGATTTtcctaaaggaagaaaattttaaaattagacacAATAATAATGAACCCAGGAGAAAAATGTTGAAGATAAATTTTAAGTGCTTCACAAACAGTTTAGCACAAGGGAAATACTTCTAAATTCAAAAAAATAATATCCCACTGACATCAGCTTTATTAGCCAGCATTTGAACAGTGGTTAGAAGTCAAACTTTTAACTACAGAAATGATACTGAAGTATTGTCTTATAACTCaagctttaaaatacataaaattactcTCTTGAGTATTATAATCCAagtcatgatttaaaaaataagatatttgtttaaaatattgtcaatgataatcctaaatatatttttataaaaactagCAAAATACCGAAGATGGAAAAATAGCTTTtgtctggggaaatggctcagtgtttaaaatgtcttctatgccaaacatgaggccctgagtttgaatccccaccacccacataaaagccagctgTGATGTTGTGTGTCCCTGACCATAGcactgaggggcagagacaggcagctccttCGGACTCCTTGGACATTCAATCTCTCCGAAATGATGAGGTGCAGATACAAAGAGATCCTCTCTCAAGAAAAAAGGAAGGCcctggagagatttctcagtggttaacagcattggttgctcttccagagaactcggGTTCAtttcccctgcacacacacatggtgcctcacaatgATCTATACCTCCATTCCTAGaggaataaattctttcttctggctCTTGAAGGCAAGAGACAGGCttgttttgcatgcatatatgacggcaaaactatctctctctctctctctctctctctctctctctctctctctcttcacacacacacacacacacacacacacacacacacacacacacacatatgaaatgactgaggaagacattccaATTTCAACCTCTGGCTGCCACAGGAGATCTACAGTTTAAGCCTAGACTGGGCTTCAGATCAAGTTCCAGATCAACtcgaactacatagtaagatcctgtcttaaaaacaaggaagcaacacaaaattaacaaagtaattaacaaaatactatataaaaGGGAGTTTATACAAGTGATGAACAGTATTTAAATTTCAGATCTTTCCTTTTCACAACTTTTATTTTCGATTTTCTTCACTTGATGTAGAtgaatgttttgcatgcatgtatgtatatataacttgtatgtgcccacagagatcagaagagggagtAAGATCCTCCAGAACTGGGGTTAgaaatggctgtgagctaccatgaagatgctgggaacagaactcaggtcatttACAAGGGAAGCAATCAGTCTTAACCGATAAGCCAGTACCCTCACATTTTTGGATATAAAAGTAATTataaaggggttggagagatggctcagtggttccaagtgcttgctgctcttttgaGGACTTGAGACCATTTCCCAGTTCCATGTtacacagctcacaactgcctttaactccagctccaggatatccTACTCCATCTTCTGAGCGTGACAGACACTTACACGTGCACATACCCCCCAaggagacacataattaaaaagaaaataaatcttaacaaataataatgaagaatttTATTAGTCTTAGGATCCTGCTCTCCTATACAGAAAAGGGAATTCAGCAAGAGTCttacaaaatacattttggaaatgaaaacctGATACATAGAATCACTTGTGGGAACTATTAGTCTGGGAATAGAAAGAATTGTaaaattttctccatctattttttcttctaaaattctatATGAGACTCACAGGTCTAAAGgcatcatttttactttgttttaatcaTGGAAAATTTTAAGCGgcaaaatttatgtttttaaatcacaaaattcaTGTGAAATCCAGTGCTAAGAAAGCATTAAATGACAGTTCTATAGAACACCGATTAACATGTCCTTttacataaattaatatatagtGTTAACATACTTATATCCAAAAAACATACCTCTGAATTTATCCAACATAGTGTGTATTTCATCTCTGTGaagaaattacaataaaaattaaagctggaaatatagttcagtggtggaacatttgcctagcacacacaaaactTTACACAAAAagttcttttaattatttataatatatagcaTATGGGTTGGAACAAATGTCACATGCAACATAACATAAACTATTTCTTAGACAACTAAAGTAAacctttgttaatattttattgctgACAATTCATACACGTATATCCCCATTACTTTTTTTATCTGTCTCTCACTCTTGCTGAACCCCTTCTTCCCAACTAACTAGGTCTCAAGGAGTCCAGGCTAGGTTGAAATACgtatatagctgaagatgacctcgGATTTCTGATCTACCTTCATCCACCTCTCTAGAGCAGGAATCACAGGCACTACATTTGAAGTACTCTATTGAACTGgcaaaaaaaagtatttgaaaattttacCCCATAGCTTCATCCACTTCTGCAGGAGGGCATTCCCTCTCATCTTTGTTCAACACTGGGCTCTTTTCTGTATTaacaatacaaatgaaaaacacattGGAAATTAATTATGTTATATTACTAATAGTTAGCAAAGTGCTatcttcatttgcatttctctggaacTTTTCTCAATGTAAATTTTTGAAGCagctacagaaatgaaataatttctttgcaGGTTTTATGAAATCAATTCACAATTTGTCAGCATTTTATATGACCAATTTTCAAGTCTTCCTGGGGTAAAACCATTTTAAGTTCTTCATTATTTCTCAATATACCGGGACTACAGAGCCAAGAGAAGCTATATGCATCACTAAAACTCCAGTAGAGAAATGTACatctaaaattagaaatgaaagtatCAGGAAATCTGAGACTAGGTAACAATCAGATGAACTCCAGGACACCATCAATGCCCAACACTGGATATGCTGTACCTTCAGACAGAGCCTTCTTCAAAACACTCAGACcatcttcttcatcatcaaaGTCAAAAAGCACTAAGCGCTCCTTCTTGCCTACAGACATAACTCTACCAAAATCCCTTCTTCTGTTGACAAACGATCAGATGTTTTCTTAGTTGAAACACAAAGGTAAAGAATCTCAGAAGTCATGGAAATCCAAAG comes from the Peromyscus maniculatus bairdii isolate BWxNUB_F1_BW_parent chromosome X, HU_Pman_BW_mat_3.1, whole genome shotgun sequence genome and includes:
- the LOC143270833 gene encoding synaptonemal complex protein 3-like isoform X2, whose product is MSVGKKERLVLFDFDDEEDGLSVLKKALSEEKSPVLNKDERECPPAEVDEAMGDEIHTMLDKFRDGISKSLLEKRRRVQIFSETVSKKSSYKMKQVWGTKQQRMLEVNNKYYPQLMHLFKQWDLEKQKYKKQQENLINIFQQQKMVLRQCKIKQMQRMKLIMQMVTRYIQILKNIEDKNNNDQTTASFVELKKEIAEYQKKYMMETLPCSLPQR
- the LOC143270833 gene encoding synaptonemal complex protein 3-like isoform X1, whose protein sequence is MSVGKKERLVLFDFDDEEDGLSVLKKALSEEKSPVLNKDERECPPAEVDEAMGDEIHTMLDKFRDGISKSLLEKRRRVQIFSETVSKKSSYKMKQVWGTKQQRMLEVNNKYYPQLMHLFKQWDLEKQKYKKQQENLINIFQQQKMVLRQCKIKQMQRMKLIMQMVTRYIQILKNIEDKNNNDQTTASFVELKKEIAEYQKKYMMETQQQEIANIRKSLQSILFS